A DNA window from Drosophila virilis strain 15010-1051.87 chromosome 4, Dvir_AGI_RSII-ME, whole genome shotgun sequence contains the following coding sequences:
- the Fgop2 gene encoding FGFR1 oncogene partner 2 homolog, whose product MSNLSVGQMIMDAQRMASRVKDLDALGTALLEEAETNNRLVESLRQYQEDIESLNRVANNKTNVDMVNRIQQQNVNSSEILKENRELKICIEDYERAMELMMQKYREHTVTKVLDSKFNFKELYNERLWQVIREQREKINEMAAVMHRAATADDENVQRELQTISQLRMENETLRELLQISKQFGSAQRPIREGDHLLEEKAVQTDSQADDSADDLSISGASVENMNNNSVIQMYGSPEVASSTSNTSTNSANTASVNAPSAAQSTNTVVDAAAAAAVATVENTNANENNNGPAALSTPETPGKAAATTTTTTTTPNDGEEEHAVPVLGAVAIGANAT is encoded by the coding sequence ATGTCGAACCTATCAGTGGGACAGATGATAATGGATGCACAGCGTATGGCCAGTCGCGTCAAGGATTTGGATGCACTGGGCACAGCTCTGCTGGAAGAGGCAGAGACCAATAATCGCCTAGTGGAGAGCTTGCGGCAATACCAGGAGGATATTGAATCACTGAATCGCGTGGCGAATAACAAAACGAATGTGGATATGGTGAATCGCATACAGCAACAGAATGTCAACAGCTCTGAGATACTTAAAGAGAATCGCGAGCTGAAGATCTGTATTGAAGACTACGAACGGGCCATGGAACTGATGATGCAGAAGTATCGCGAACACACCGTAACGAAGGTCCTGGACAGCAAATTTAACTTTAAGGAGCTGTACAACGAACGCCTGTGGCAGGTGATACGCGAACAGCGCGAAAAGATCAACGAAATGGCGGCGGTCATGCATCGAGCGGCCACTGCAGATGATGAGAATGTGCAGCGGGAACTGCAGACAATATCACAGCTGCGCATGGAGAATGAAACGCTGCGCGAACTGCTGCAAATCTCCAAGCAGTTCGGTTCAGCGCAGCGGCCAATACGTGAAGGCGATCATCTGCTTGAGGAGAAAGCGGTGCAAACGGACAGCCAGGCGGATGATTCTGCGGACGATCTGTCCATATCTGGTGCTTCGGTGGAAAACATGAACAACAATTCTGTCATACAGATGTACGGCAGCCCAGAGGTcgccagcagcaccagcaataCCAGTACCAATTCAGCAAACACTGCCTCAGTAAACGCGCCCAGCGCTGCTCAGTCAACCAACACAGTTgtagatgctgctgctgcagctgctgtggctACTGTGGAGAACACAAACGCCAATGAGAATAACAACGGTCCTGCTGCTCTCAGCACGCCAGAGACGCCAGGCAAGGCAGcggcgacgacaacgacaacgacgacgacgcccaACGACGGCGAGGAAGAGCACGCGGTGCCCGTTTTGGGTGCAGTTGCAATTGGTGCCAACGCAACATGA
- the ihog gene encoding interference hedgehog, with amino-acid sequence MSLTRRFSLTLLLLLPLLTSLLAAIPVLQANLSPAPSSSPGPGVRILRAPESTVAPPGDEVVFVCETSLPPEYFEWSYASSRSHPPRFKYLKSSSAKANHNITITHNNDISKLRVIVRPETLGEYRCVAWFGPLAVTSTTARLEMASISGDGADTDQRAHWRVAAGNTVLWHCGQVASNPAPSWSFYYNDNEMPPASTLSDSNGTLLLPHVSAASSGSYSCVATNTASGVRLALPSRLELQVPAAALASTAPALLNGQRVRTQVFAKAGETVLLLCPGVGYPPPTAVWSSPNVPGAVYNNRTRVLPYGLQISALQPLDAGTYICYLDNGIRPALEHFIELVVQKSPRILRPPTANLTNEGERMQLECEATGMPKPEIYWLLNGESSVYDVEAEQVPNGHLILHSVQKRHAGYVQCFARNSLGEHSAGTLLQVNPKQLPDGEGTGMDSGRSSARPTHSRKQKQQTQMVPPSAPNVTRLSDESVMLRWHVVRNDGLPIQFFKVQYRMLTESGKRKSWQTTNENIPYGRQRHESGAGVRNFTSSVTGLKPNSSYRFRIMAVYSNNDNKESNTSGKFFLQRGAALAPLAVPELVDIEEYSQTAVVLHWRLSSDADEQLISGYYAYYRPSASAGEYLKATIDGAKSRSFQISALEPGTIYEFKLQSFSAVAASEFSALKQGRTQRPRASSTPQPVLHAVDTTTPSHNETFNMNPMLTGTIGGGALLVLLVISACLCLCRRRSSRGNNPQHKPRLAELREDFVPLNTCSPNKPRTRHIHITLNPLAQQQQQQQQQQLQQQQHDEKEAQDNDMGYFQRQPVVYDAETLGFNGLARMSSSSLRRSQRTLERAAAGGGSGGNNNNLNQPGDGSLANSADSPRLQASNKPGRVILKRARLSSRSENLSSGSLNSVGV; translated from the coding sequence ATGTCGCTGACGCGACGCTTCAGtttgacgctgctgctgctgctaccgcTGCTGACGTCGTTGCTTGCAGCAATTCCGGTTTTACAGGCCAACTTGTCGCCTgcgccgtcgtcgtcgcctGGGCCAGGCGTGCGAATACTGCGCGCGCCTGAATCGACAGTGGCGCCACCTGGCGACGAGgtggtgtttgtgtgtgagacCAGCTTGCCGCCGGAATATTTCGAATGGAGCTACGCATCGAGCCGCAGTCATCCGCCacgttttaaatatttaaaatcgaGCAGCGCCAAAGCCAATCATAATATAACTATTACACACAATAATGACATATCCAAGCTGCGCGTCATTGTGCGCCCCGAGACCTTGGGCGAGTATCGTTGTGTCGCCTGGTTTGGACCACTGGCCGTCACATCCACCACAGCGCGTCTGGAGATGGCCAGCATAAGTGGAGATGGCGCTGACACTGACCAGCGGGCGCATTGGCGTGTTGCGGCCGGCAATACTGTGCTCTGGCACTGTGGCCAGGTGGCTTCGAATCCGGCGCCCAGCTGGAGCTTCTATTACAATGACAACGAGATGCCACCAGCTTCTACGCTCAGCGATTCCAATGGCACGCTCCTGCTGCCGCATGTTTCCGCGgcgagcagcggcagctacaGCTGCGTGGCCACCAACACGGCATCTGGAGTGCGCCTGGCGTTGCCCAGCCGATTGGAACTGCAAGTGCCGGCTGCGGCCTTGGCCAGCACAGCTCCAGCACTGCTCAATGGGCAGCGTGTGCGCACTCAGGTGTTCGCCAAGGCAGGCGAGActgtgctgttgctgtgtcCGGGCGTGGGCTATCCGCCACCGACTGCTGTCTGGAGCAGCCCCAATGTGCCCGGCGCTGTCTACAACAACCGGACGCGTGTGCTGCCCTATGGACTGCAGATTAGTGCACTGCAGCCACTGGATGCGGGCACCTATATATGCTATCTGGACAATGGCATACGGCCCGCTCTGGAGCACTTCATTGAGCTGGTCGTGCAGAAGTCGCCGCGTATCTTGCGCCCGCCCACAGCCAATTTGACCAACGAGGGTGAGCGCATGCAGCTGGAGTGTGAGGCCACGGGAATGCCAAAGCCAGAGATCTACTGGCTGCTCAATGGCGAAAGTAGCGTCTACGATGTCGAAGCGGAGCAGGTGCCCAATGGCCACCTAATCCTGCACAGCGTGCAAAAGCGACATGCCGGCTACGTGCAATGCTTTGCAAGAAATTCGCTCGGCGAGCACAGCGCCGGCACACTGCTTCAGGTCAATCCCAAACAGTTACCGGACGGCGAGGGCACGGGCATGGACTCGGGCAGGTCGTCCGCTCGACCCACGCACAGTCGCAAACAGAAGCAACAGACGCAAATGGTGCCGCCGTCGGCGCCAAATGTAACGCGGCTCTCGGACGAGTCCGTCATGCTGCGCTGGCATGTGGTACGCAACGATGGCTTGCCCATACAGTTCTTCAAGGTGCAATATCGTATGCTCACGGAGAGCGGCAAGCGCAAGAGCTGGCAGACGACCAACGAAAACATACCCTACGGAAGACAGCGTCACGAATCGGGCGCGGGTGTGCGAAACTTTACGTCATCTGTGACGGGCCTAAAGCCGAATAGCAGCTATCGTTTCCGCATCATGGCCGTTTACtccaacaatgacaacaaggAGAGCAACACCTCCGGCAAGTTCTTTTTGCAGCGCGGCGCTGCACTGGCGCCGTTAGCCGTCCCGGAGCTGGTGGACATTGAGGAGTACTCGCAAACGGCTGTGGTGCTTCACTGGCGTCTGTCCAGCGATGCGGACGAGCAGCTGATATCCGGCTACTATGCCTATTATCGGCCCTCAGCCTCCGCTGGCGAGTATCTGAAGGCCACCATCGATGGCGCCAAGTCGCGCAGCTTTCAAATCTCTGCCCTGGAGCCGGGCACCATCTACGAATTCAAACTGCAATCCTTTAGCGCGGTGGCCGCCTCCGAGTTCAGTGCCTTGAAGCAGGGACGCACACAGCGGCCCAGGGCCAGTAGCACGCCGCAGCCGGTGCTGCATGCCGTGGATACGACCACGCCCAGCCATAACGAGACGTTCAACATGAATCCAATGCTCACGGGCACCATTGGCGGCGGTGCCCTGCTGGTGCTGCTCGTGATCAGCGCCTGTCTATGCCTGTGCCGACGTCGTAGCTCGCGCGGCAACAATCCGCAGCACAAGCCGCGTCTAGCGGAGCTGCGCGAGGACTTTGTGCCACTGAACACATGCTCTCCCAACAAGCCACGCACACGACATATACACATAACGCTGAACCCGCtggcccaacagcagcagcagcagcagcagcagcagctgcagcaacagcagcacgaCGAGAAGGAGGCACAGGACAACGATATGGGCTACTTTCAACGCCAGCCGGTTGTCTACGATGCGGAAACGTTGGGCTTCAATGGACTCGCACGCATGTCGTCCTCCTCGCTACGACGCTCGCAGCGCACGCTGGAACGTGCCGCTGCCGGTGGCGGCTCCggcggcaacaataacaatcttAATCAGCCCGGGGATGGTTCGCTGGCCAACTCTGCGGACAGTCCTCGGCTGCAGGCATCCAATAAGCCGGGCCGTGTCATTCTTAAGCGTGCCCGCTTGTCCAGCCGCTCGGAGAATCTCTCATCGGGCAGCCTAAACAGCGTGGGCGTCTAA
- the SA1 gene encoding cohesin subunit SA-1, with product MMARRGGKRIRMDDPPPAPEYDELHSDALNESTSDADSPTKRMTRLRARGGVRDKPPIIDDDEDEFFAPVSRKRKTPQARKPPAERKERIERPRKEPVEKAHHERIDNEREITTDENSLYYIVRHSKNPIASIVDQWIGQYKGNRETALVALMQFFINASGCKGKISEDIQYPVDHTAIIRRMTEEFDEESGEYPLIMTGTQWKKFKNNFCDFVQTLVKQCQYSIIYDQFLMDNVISLLTGLSDSQVRAFRHTATLAAMKLMTALVDVALLVSNNFENAAKQFEAERVKSRDRRASDRLDSLMTKRSELEENMDEIKSMLTYMFKSVFVHRYRDTLPDIRAICMAEIGIWMENYPQNFLDDSYLKYIGWTLHDKIGEVRLRCLQSLLPLYDKEELKGKLELFTSKFKDRIVAMTLDKEFEVSVHAVKLVISILKIHPEILADKDCEIVYELVYSSHRGVAQAAAEFLNVRLFHLTADMEETKTKRGKLRLPNTPLIRDLVQFFIESELHEHGAYLVDSFIDSNEMVRDWECMTDLLLEEPGPNEEVLDNKQESTLIEIMVSSVKQSASGEVPVGRASNRKFTLSSKELKAIQDEKVKLTEHFIVTLPALLEKYQADSEKLANLLAVPQYFDLNLYTTNRQEGNLQALLDKISQVMCMHTGRDVLETCAKTLECLCAEGSATYTRCNIARSNIIENAVNKYKDTIVEWRNLILGEETPNEDDIYNITITLKVLSILYSSHNLNPWDLFKSLFRDVEEAQCKDNVERCLPNEALAYCIEACYFSISWGLYYVENDCETLNVAQAVAELRGNLDSFMSACFELTRDGPTVQIQEAAYQSICDLLIIYSDQLARSESEHIRSLEYKSRMDEHLILDNFVQHYVFSLKQVVAQDETRIEELHKKRNFLACYCKLIVYNIIPTMRAASIFKYYVKCYNEYGDIIKATLGKAREINKVNFAMTLLLSLITVFKSLQEQSDDGVVSKSSQEFIDLKELAKRFALTFGFDALKNRDSVASIHRGGIYFAANKQPDDPVRAPTRLLFLEVLNEFNYKLLKQDKKVIMAFLDKVIPPGMPSSRAEEWQPLILYRNSLLHGETDQAPVATRRAYTRKRRDHDEDDEEEEDEEEHNDPDYRG from the exons ATGATGGCGCGCCGAGGTGGAAAGCGCATACGTATGGATGATCCGCCTCCGGCTCCGGAATACGACGAGCTGCACAg CGATGCCTTAAATGAAAGCACATCTGATGCAGACAGTCCCACCAAGCGCATGACGCGCCTGCGGGCACGCGGTGGTGTGCGTGACAAGCCGCCAATCATTGATGACGACGAGGATGAGTTCTTTGCCCCAGTTTCACGCAAAAGGAAGACGCCGCAAGCACGCAAACCTCCAGCGGAGCGCAAGGAACGCATTGAGCGGCCACGCAAGGAGCCCGTGGAGAAGGCACACCATGAACGCATAGACAATGAGCGTGAAATTACCACTGACGAGAACAGCCTGTACTATATTGTGCGACATTCTAAAAATCCCATTGCg AGCATCGTTGACCAGTGGATTGGGCAGTACAAGGGGAATCGGGAGACAGCGCTCGTCGCATTGATGCAGTTCTTCATAAACGCCAGCGGCTGTAAGGGCAAAATATCGGAGGATATACAATATCCCGTTGATCATACGGCTATTATTCGCCGCATGACGGAGGAATTTGATGAG gaAAGCGGCGAGTATCCATTAATCATGACCGGCACACAATGgaagaaattcaaaaataatttctgTGATTTTGTACAAACACTTGTTAAACAATGCCAGTATTCCATTATCTACGATCAGTTTTTAATGGATAACGTTATATCGCTGTTGACGGGACTCTCCGACTCTCAAGTGCGCGCCTTTCGTCATACCGCAACATTGGCGGCCATGAAATTGATGACCGCCTTGGTGGATGTTGCCCTCCTCGTATCcaataattttgaaaatgcAGCTAAACAATTTGAGGCCGAACGTGTCAAG TCGCGCGATCGACGCGCATCGGATCGCTTGGACTCATTGATGACAAAACGTTCGGAGCTGGAGGAAAATATGGATGAGATCAAAAGCATGTTAACCTACATGTTCAAATCGGTGTTTGTGCATCGCTACAGAGACACGTTGCCGGATATACGAGCCATTTGCATGGCTGAGATTGGCATCTGGATGGAAAATTATCCACAAAATTTCCTCGATGATTCATATTTAAAGTATATTGGCTGGACGTTACACGATAAAATTGGCGAGGTACGCCTACGATGTTTGCAATCGCTGCTGCCGCTCTATGACAAGGAGGAGCTTAAGGGCAAATTGGAGCTGTTCACATCCAAGTTCAAAGACAGAATTGTGGCTATGACATTGGACAAGGAATTTGAGGTGTCCGTCCACGCAGTTAAACTGGTTATCAGCATACTAAA AATACATCCGGAAATATTGGCTGATAAGGATTGTGAGATCGTTTACGAGCTGGTCTACTCATCACATCGGGGTGTTGCACAGGCCGCTGCAGAATTTCTGAATGTGCGTTTGTTCCACCTCACTGCCGACATGGAGGAAACGAAGACCAAACGCGGCAAACTGCGTCTGCCCAATACGCCACTTATACGCGATCTAGtgcaattttttattgaatcGGAGCTGCACGAACATGGCGCATATTTGGTCGACTCGTTCATTGATAGCAATGAGATGGTGCGTGATTGGGAATGTATGACGGATCTGCTGCTAGAGGAGCCCGGGCCCAATGAAGAGGTGCTCGACAACAAACAGGAGTCCACACTCATTGAAATAATGGTGAGCAGTGTAAAGCAATCGGCATCGGGCGAGGTGCCCGTGGGACGTGCCAGCAATCGCAAGTTTACGCTTAGCTCCAAGGAGCTAAAGGCTATACAGGACGAGAAGGTCAAACTGACGGAGCATTTCATTGTGACTCTGCCGGCTCTGTTGGAAAAGTATCAGGCTGACAGCGAGAAACTGGCCAATTTGCTGGCTGTGCCACAGTACTTTGATCTAAATCTGTACACCACCAACCGACAGGAGGGCAACCTGCAGGCGCTGCTCGACAAAATCAGTCAGGTAATGTGCATGCACACCGGCCGCGACGTACTCGAGACTTGCGCCAAGACACTGGAGTGTCTCTGCGCCGAGGGCAGCGCCACTTACACCCGCTGCAACATTGCGCGCTCCAACATCATCGAGAATGCGGTCAACAAGTACAAGGATACCATCGTTGAGTGGCGCAATCTGATTTTGG gCGAGGAGACACCAAATGAGGATGATATCTACAATATAACCATAACGCTAAAAGTGCTGTCAATTTTGTATTCGTCGCACAATCTGAATCCGTGGGACCTATTCAAATCCCTATTCCGTGACGTCGAGGAGGCTCAGTGCAAGGACAATGTTGAACGTTGCCTGCCCAACGAGGCGCTGGCCTATTGCATAGAGGCCTGCTACTTCTCGATTAGCTGGGGCCTCTACTATGTCGAGAATGACTGCGAGACGCTGAATGTGGCTCAGGCAGTTGCCGAGCTGCGCGGCAACTTGGACAGCTTCATGTCCGCCTGCTTTGAGCTGACCCGCGATGGACCCACTGTCCAGATTCAAGAGGCT GCCTACCAGTCCATCTGTGATCTGCTTATAATCTACTCGGATCAGTTGGCGCGCAGCGAGAGTGAGCATATACGCAGCTTGGAGTACAAGTCCCGCATGGACGAGCATCTCATATTGGACAACTTTGTGCAGCACTATGTGTTCTCGCTAAAGCAAGTTGTTGCCCAGGATGAAACGCGCATCGAGGAGCTGCACAAAAAACGCAACTTCTTGGCCTGCTATTGCAAGCTAATTGTCTACAACATAATACCTACGATGCGTGCGGCGAGCATCTTCAAATACTATGTCAAG TGCTATAACGAGTATGGCGACATTATAAAGGCGACGCTGGGCAAGGCCCGCGAAATCAATAAGGTCAACTTTGCGATGACGCTGCTGCTGAGTCTCATCACCGTATTTAAGAGTCTGCAGGAGCAGAGCGATGATGGCGTTGTATCAAAAAGCTCACAGGAATTTATTGACCTAAAGGAGTTGGCAAAACGATTTGCGCTTACTTTTGGCTTCGATGCGCTTAAAAATCGCGATTCGGTTGCATCCATACATCGTGGCGGTATTTACTTTGCTGCCAATAAACAGCCCGACGATCCAGTGCGAGCACCGACTCGCCTATTGTTTCTGGAGGTGCTTAATGAGTTTAACTATAAATTGTTAAAGCAGGACAAAAAGGTAATTATGGCCTTCCTAGACAAGGTCATACCGCCGGGCATGCCATCGAGCCGAGCCGAGGAATGGCAGCCCTTGATACTCTATCGCAACTCCCTGCTGCACGGCGAGACCGATCAGGCGCCGGTGGCCACACGTCGTGCATACACACGCAAGCGCAGAGATCATG ATGAAGATGACGAGGAAGAGGAAGATGAGGAGGAACACAATGATCCCGACTATAGAGGCTGA
- the Gas41 gene encoding YEATS domain-containing protein 4, with protein MTEFGAESGGRLKGVTIVKPIVYGNKARSFGKKREEDGHTHQWQVYLKPYYDEDMSIYVKKVHFKLHESYANPNRIVVKPPYEITETGWGEFEVVIKIYFNDPSERPVTCYHILKLFQSPVVDGELTSSTTMDTKKGLVSESYEEIVFQEPTQIMQHYLLLSEQSANGLLNHDTDFEEKKGKTLDNIVNVKQKVKSEIVTLKDKLKLARETIVKFKAELAKVQKPPA; from the exons atgACTGAATTTGGTGCGGAATCGGGCGGACGATTGAAGGGCGTCACCATTGTGAAGCCGATTGTGTATGGCAATAAGGCACGCTCCTTCGGCAAGAAACGTGAAGAGGATGGCCATACGCATCAATGGCAGGTTTATCTGAAGCCCTACTACGATGAGGATATGTCGATTTATGTGAAGAAAGTGCACTTCAAATTGCACGAGAGCTATGCGAATCCAAATCGCATTGTGGTCAAGCCACCATACGAAATTACAGAAACCGGCTGGGGTGAATTCGAGGTTGTCATTAAGATTTATTTCAATGATCCCTCCGAGCGGCCGGTGACTTGTTACCACATATTAAAGCTGTTCCAGTCACCCGTCGTGGACGGTGAGCTAACCTCCTCCACGACGATGGATACCAAAAAGGGTCTGGTATCAGAATCCTATGAGGAAATCGTTTTCCAAGAGCCCACACAGATTATGCAGCATTATCTCTTGCTCTCCGAGCAAAGTGCCAATGGATTGCTCAACCATGACACGGATT TTGaggaaaaaaaaggaaaaacgcTGGACAACATTGTCAACGTGAAGCAAAAAGTCAAGAGCGAGATCGTGACTCTAAAGGATAAGCTGAAACTGGCTCGAGAAActattgttaaatttaaagcaGAGTTAGCTAAAGTCCAAAAGCCGCCAGCCTAA